The Oenanthe melanoleuca isolate GR-GAL-2019-014 chromosome 1A, OMel1.0, whole genome shotgun sequence genome contains a region encoding:
- the NAGA gene encoding alpha-N-acetylgalactosaminidase — protein sequence MGTVLPSGLALALALALPSLALENGLARTPPMGWMSWERFRCDVDCQEDPRNCISEQLFMEMADRLAEDGWRELGYEYVNIDDCWSAKQRDAAGQLAPDPKRFPSGIKALADYVHARGLKLGIYADLGIFTCGGYPGTMLEHVKQDAQTFAAWGVDMLKLDGCYSSAEEQAKGYPEMARALNATGRPIVYSCSWPAYQGGLPPKVNYTILAEICNLWRNYDDIQDSWESVLSIVDWFFTNQDVLQPAAGPGHWNDPDMLIIGNFGLSYEQSRSQMALWTVMAAPLLMSTDLRTISPSAKEILQNPLMIQINQDPLGIQGRRIVKEKSHIEVFLRPLSQAASALVFFSRRTDMPFRYTTSLARLHFPEDAVYEVQDVYVGKIVGTLKTADNFTVVINPSGVVMWYLRPVALPLQPWHVVRQQAPGKGFHPALL from the exons ATGGGGACGGTGCTACCGAGCgggctggccctggccctggccctggcgCTTCCCTCCCTGGCCCTGGAGAACGGGCTGGCGCGCACTCCCCCCATGGGCTGGATGTCCTGGGAGAGGTTCCGCTGCGACGTGGACTGCCAGGAGGATCCCCGCAACTGCATCAG TGAGCAGCTCTTCATGGAGATGGCAGACCGGCTGGCAGAGGAtggctggagggagctgggctaCGAGTACGTCAACATTGATGACTGCTGGTCTGCCAAGCAGCGGGATGCGGCCGGGCAGCTGGCTCCCGACCCCAAGAGATTTCCCAGTGGAATTAAGGCTCTGGCTGACTAT GTCCATGCCAGGGGCCTGAAGCTGGGCATTTATGCTGACCTGGGCATCTTCACCTGTGGGGGATACCCAGGCACCATGTTGGAACATGTGAAGCAGGATGCCCAGACCTTTGCAGCGTGGGGTGTGGACATGCTGAAGCTGGATGGGTGCTACTCgtctgcagaggagcaggcaaAAG GATACCCAGAAATGGCGAGGGCCTTGAACGCCACAGGCCGCCCCATTGTCTACTCCTGCAGCTGGCCAGCATATCAGGGGGGTCTTCCCCCCAAG GTGAACTACACCATCCTGGCAGAGATCTGCAACCTGTGGCGTAACTATGACGACATCCAGGACTCCTGGGAAAGTGTGCTTTCCATTGTGGACTGGTTCTTCACAAACCAGGAcgtgctgcagccagcagctggccctgggcactggaACGACCCCGACATG CTCATCATTGGAAACTTTGGCCTTAGCTATGAGCAGTCACGCTCCCAAATGGCTCTGTGGACAGTGATGGCAGCTCCACTCCTCATGTCCACGGATCTCCGCACCATCTCCCCCAGCGCCAAGGAGATCCTGCAGAACCCCCTGATGATCCAGATCAACCAGGACCCCCTGGGAATCCAGGGGCGCAGGATTGTCAAG GAGAAATCCCACATCGAGGTGTTTCTGCgcccactgtcccaggctgccagTGCTCTTGTGTTCTTCAGCCGGAGGACAGACATGCCCTTCCGCTACACCACCAGCCTGGCTAGGCTCCACTTCCCTGAGGATGCCGTCTATGAG GTACAAGACGTGTACGTTGGGAAGATCGTCGGGACCTTAAAGACAGCAGACAACTTCACAGTGGTTATTAACCCCTCGGGGGTGGTGATGTGGTATCTCCGTCCTGTGGCACTCCCGCTACAACCCTGGCATGTTGTCAGACAGCAAGCCCCTGGCAAGGGTTTCCACCCAGCCCTCCTATGA
- the PHETA2 gene encoding sesquipedalian-2, which translates to MKLNERSVAHYATCDSPADHAGFLRKRVERHHHHGHHHGTSYQRRWFVLKGNLLFYFEERESREPVGLVVLEGCTVELCEAAEEFAFAIRFDDAGARAYVLVADGQAAMEAWVKALSRASFDYMRLVVRELEKQLEEACKSLAACRKSPQRSSSSSSGRKRHLSNPALQPLQEKPTTLENGYSTWSSGGCVTSGATCNDHDGGQTKPPPLPPRRRSAAGSATASPAPGFSPAMLESPVSPETICFSKLHNWYGQEIAVLRREWQERQKRGHP; encoded by the coding sequence ATGAAGCTGAACGAGCGCAGCGTGGCCCACTACGCCACCTGCGACTCGCCCGCCGACCACGCCGGCTTCCTGCGCAAGCGGGTGGAGCGGCACCACCACCATGGCCACCACCACGGCACCTCCTACCAGCGCCGGTGGTTCGTCCTCAAGGGCAACCTCCTCTTCTACTTCGAGGAGCGGGAGAGCCGGGAGCCCGTGGGGCTGGTGGTGCTGGAGGGCTGCACCGTGGAGCTGTGCGAGGCCGCCGAGGAGTTCGCCTTCGCCATCCGCTTCGATGACGCCGGTGCCAGGGCTTACGTGCTGGTGGCCGACGGGCAGGCTGCCATGGAGGCCTGGGTGAAGGCGCTCTCGCGGGCCAGCTTCGACTACATGCGGCTGGTggtgagggagctggagaagcagctggaggaaGCCTGCAAGAGCTTGGCCGCTTGCCGTAAGTCTCCACAGAgatcctcctcttcctcctctggcAGGAAGAGGCATCTCTCCAACCCTGCCTTGCAGCCTCTCCAGGAAAAGCCCACCACCCTGGAGAATGGCTACTCCACGTGGAGTAGTGGTGGTTGTGTCACCAGTGGGGCCACCTGCAATGACCATGATGGGGGCCAAACGAAGCCCCCGCCCCTGCCTCCACGCCGGCGCTCGGCcgctggcagtgccacagcatccccagcacctgGCTTCTCACCAGCCATGTTGGAGAGCCCAGTGTCACCAGAAACGATCTGCTTCTCCAAGCTGCACAACTGGTACGGGCAGGAGATCGCAGTGCTGAGACGGGAGtggcaggagaggcagaagaGGGGACACCCGTGA
- the SMDT1 gene encoding essential MCU regulator, mitochondrial codes for MAAAAGRLLAATVARSGRASWAVPGPPLVPSRSATVTRSGAILPKPVKTPFGLLRVFSVVIPFLYVGTQISKNFAALLEEHDIFVPEDDDDDD; via the exons ATGGCAGCGGCAGCCGGGCGGCTCCTGGCGGCGACCGTGGCTCGCTCGGGGCGTGCGAGCTGGGCCGTGCCGGGCCCACCGCTGGTGCCCTCCCGGAGCGCCACCGTCACCCGCAGCGGCGCCATTTTGCCCAAGCCGGTTAAG ACGCCCTTCGGCCTTCTCAGAGTGTTCAGCGTCGTGATCCCTTTCCTGTATGTTGGTACTCAGATCAGTAAAAACTTTGCAGCCTTACTTGAAGAACATGATATCTTTGTCCCAGAGGATGACGATGACGATGATTAA
- the NDUFA6 gene encoding NADH dehydrogenase [ubiquinone] 1 alpha subcomplex subunit 6, which produces MAVAGKGVVSAVKPIFSRDLSEAKRRVRELYRAWYREVPNTVHLYQLDITVKQGRNKVREMFMKNAHVTDPRVIDMLVIKGKMELQETIHVWKQRTHVMRYFHETETPQPKDFLSKFYAGHNP; this is translated from the exons ATGGCGGTGGCGGGCAAAGGCGTAGTGTCGGCTGTGAAGCCGATCTTCAGCCGGGATCTGAGCGAGGCGAAGCGGCGCGTCAGGGAGCTGTACCGGGCCTGGTACCGCGAGGTGCCCAACACGG TGCACCTGTACCAGCTGGACATCACGGTGAAACAGGGGCGTAACAAGGTGCGGGAGATGTTCATGAAGAATGCCCACGTTACGGATCCACGCGTGATAGACATGCTGGTTATTAAG gggaaAATGGAGCTTCAAGAAACCATTCATGTCTGGAAGCAGAGGACTCACGTCATGAGGTACTTCCACGAGACGGAAACCCCGCAACCCAAAGACTTTCTGTCCAAATTCTATGCGGGCCACAATCCCTGA
- the LOC130262301 gene encoding cytochrome P450 2D14: MALLLWLGSQLSSVWSSISILGIFLTVFTVLLDFMKRRKKWSHYPPGPASLPFVGTMLSIDFHKPYRSFSQLQKKFGNIFSLQNCWTNVVVLNGYKTVKEALVHNSEVFADRPPFPIYEHMGYGENTEGLVVARYGHVWKELRRFTLTTLRNFGMGKKSLEERVVEEAGFLCSAIKSEEGKSFDIRVPLNNAVCNMICHIVFGDRFDYGDETFNKLSQLFQNSLDEEGGFLPQFLNVVPILLRIPGVPKRAFRAQSELMDFIDVIIQKHMKTWDPAYTRDLTDVFLKEMEKGKAAEENGFHYKNLRLVAMDLFTAGSETTSTSLRWALLYMLLHPEIQSKVQAEIDKVIGRERPPTMKDQASMPYTNAVIHEVQRCGDIVPIGLPHMTYRDTELQGFFIPKGTTIITNLSSVLKDETVWKKPNEFYPEHFLDAKGQFVKPEAFLPFSSGRRACPGEQLARMELFLFFTTLLQKFTFVLPEDQPRPQVDAHFALINSPRPFLLRALPR, encoded by the exons ATGGCATTGCTCCTGTGGCTGGGGTCCCAGCTGTCATCAGTCTGGAGCAGCATCTCTATACTGGGAATTTTTCTTACAGTGTTTACTGTACTGCTTGACTTCATGAAGCGCAGAAAGAAGTGGAGCCATTACCCGCCGGGCCCAGCCTCGCTGCCATTCGTCGGGACCATGCTCTCCATTGACTTCCACAAACCCTATCGCTCCTTCAGCCAG CTTCAGAAGAAGTTTGGAAACATCTTCAGTCTCCAAAACTGCTGGACCAACGTGGTAGTGCTGAATGGATATAAAACGGTGAAGGAAGCCCTGGTCCACAACTCAGAGGTCTTTGCTGACCGGCCACCCTTTCCAATATATGAACATATGGGCTATGGAGAGAATACTGAAG GGCTTGTTGTAGCAAGATATGGGCACGTCTGGAAGGAGCTAAGGAGATTCACACTCACTACGCTGAGGAACTTTGGGATGGGAAAGAAATCCCTGGAGGAGCGAGTGGTAGAGGAAGCTGGATTTCTTTGTTCTGCCATCAAGTCTGAAGAAG gTAAATCTTTTGACATACGTGTTCCTCTCAATAATGCTGTCTGCAACATGATCTGCCACATTGTCTTTGGAGACCGTTTTGACTACGGTGACGAGACATTCAACAAGCTCTCACAGTTATTTCAAAATTCCTTGGATGAAGAAGGTGGATTCCTGCCTCAG TTTCTTAATGTGGTGCCCATTCTGTTGCGCATCCCTGGAGTGCCAAAGAGAGCCTTTCGAGCACAAAGTGAGTTAATGGACTTCATAGATGTGATCATACAGAAGCATATGAAGACCTGGGACCCTGCTTACACTCGAGATCTCACTGATgtctttttaaaggaaatggagaag GGTAAGGCAGCTGAAGAGAATGGTTTCCACTATAAAAACCTTCGTCTGGTGGCCATGGACTTGTTTACAGCTGGTTCTGAGACTACCTCCACCAGTCTGCGGTGGGCATTGCTGTATATGCTTCTCCACCCAGAAATACAGA GTAAGGTCCAGGCAGAGATTGATAAAGTGATTGGCAGAGAGAGACCCCCCACCATGAAGGACCAAGCAAGCATGCCTTACACTAATGCTGTGATCCATGAAGTGCAGCGCTGTGGGGATATTGTTCCTATTGGGCTACCTCACATGACGTACCGGGACACCGAGTTGCAAGGCTTCTTTATTCCCAAG GGGACGACAATCATCACCAACTTGTCTTCCGTGCTGAAGGATGAGACAGTCTGGAAGAAACCAAACGAGTTTTACCCCGAACACTTCCTGGATGCAAAGGGGCAGTTTGTGAAACCAGAGGCTTTCCTGCCCTTCTCATCAG GTCGCCGTGCCTGCCCGGGAGAACAGCTGGCCAGGATGGagctctttctcttctttacCACTCTCCTGCAGAAATTCACTTTCGTGCTCCCTGAGGACCAGCCCAGGCCACAGGTGGATGCCCACTTTGCACTCATCAACTCTCCACGCCCATTCCTGTTGCGAGCTCTCCCGAGATAA